In the Sulfitobacter pacificus genome, one interval contains:
- a CDS encoding ATP-binding cassette domain-containing protein, giving the protein MTLLQAQGLTRRYKLPRTTVFGAAPVLTAVADVSFDITAGQTLGVVGESGSGKSTLAKMAMAFEAPDAGQILFEGQDIHALGSTDLRRLRPDFQMIFQDPFSSLDPRRKVGWSIAEPLRAMGQTAPDRVAEAFEQVGLHPADGDKYPHEFSGGQRQRIAIARAIITRPKLLIADEAVSALDVSVQAQILNLLMDLQDTLGLGILFISHDLAVVASICDTLLVMQHGQALEYGAASDILNNPTHAYTRSLLTAAGDML; this is encoded by the coding sequence ATGACCCTGTTACAGGCACAGGGGCTGACCCGCCGTTACAAGCTACCCCGCACCACGGTGTTTGGGGCCGCCCCGGTATTGACGGCGGTTGCAGATGTCAGTTTTGACATCACTGCCGGGCAGACCCTTGGGGTGGTGGGCGAAAGCGGCTCTGGCAAATCCACCCTCGCGAAGATGGCGATGGCGTTTGAGGCGCCGGACGCGGGCCAGATCCTGTTTGAAGGGCAGGATATTCACGCCCTTGGCTCTACGGATTTGCGCCGCCTGAGGCCTGATTTCCAGATGATCTTTCAAGACCCGTTCAGTTCGCTTGATCCCCGCCGCAAGGTGGGCTGGTCCATTGCGGAACCATTGCGTGCCATGGGGCAAACCGCGCCGGACCGCGTGGCCGAGGCCTTTGAACAGGTTGGGTTACACCCGGCGGACGGCGATAAATATCCGCATGAGTTTTCCGGCGGCCAGCGCCAGCGCATCGCCATTGCCCGCGCCATCATCACCCGCCCCAAGCTGCTGATCGCGGATGAGGCGGTTTCCGCGCTGGATGTTTCGGTACAGGCGCAAATCCTTAATCTGCTGATGGATTTGCAGGATACATTGGGCCTTGGCATCCTGTTTATCAGCCATGATCTGGCTGTTGTTGCCTCGATCTGCGATACGCTGTTGGTAATGCAGCACGGGCAGGCACTGGAGTACGGGGCCGCCTCTGATATTCTGAACAACCCAACCCACGCCTATACCCGTTCCCTTCTGACCGCTGCCGGAGACATGCTTTGA
- a CDS encoding metallophosphoesterase family protein, whose protein sequence is MTRFVHLTDLHISHPDANDPKDRGTSRDALKRVVGIINAMDPQPEFVIASGDLTNLGDTASYGLVRDLLTPLKAPLVMAMGNHDRRDGFRAVFGGDEGDAPYFHDKVLGGLHVITLDTKVPERVAGAICDAQFSFLNEALQRHSDLPKLIVMHHPPRVDDSGLPWGTIDLASTERLAGALKGHQIAGILSGHIHINQIHHWHGIPICINSGLDYTIDLLERRDLRLLEGTTMAICEHRTSGLTVSFVPLSPAQEDLGTIDRARLLAFT, encoded by the coding sequence TTGACCCGTTTTGTTCACCTGACCGACCTTCACATTTCACACCCTGATGCAAATGACCCCAAGGACCGGGGGACCAGCCGCGACGCCTTGAAGCGCGTGGTGGGGATCATCAACGCAATGGACCCGCAGCCGGAATTTGTTATCGCCAGCGGTGATCTGACAAATTTGGGGGACACGGCCAGCTATGGTTTGGTGCGCGATCTGTTGACCCCGTTAAAGGCACCGCTGGTGATGGCGATGGGCAACCATGATCGACGGGACGGGTTTCGTGCGGTGTTTGGTGGTGATGAAGGGGACGCTCCCTATTTCCACGATAAGGTGCTGGGCGGGCTGCATGTGATCACGCTGGACACGAAGGTGCCTGAACGGGTGGCAGGGGCAATTTGTGATGCGCAATTCAGCTTTCTGAACGAGGCCTTGCAGCGCCATAGCGACCTGCCCAAGCTGATCGTTATGCACCACCCTCCCCGGGTGGATGACAGCGGGCTGCCTTGGGGCACGATTGATCTGGCCTCAACGGAACGTTTGGCCGGGGCGCTGAAGGGGCATCAAATTGCCGGCATCCTGTCCGGCCATATCCACATCAATCAGATCCACCATTGGCATGGCATCCCGATCTGCATCAATTCTGGTCTGGACTACACCATCGACCTTCTGGAGCGCCGCGATTTGCGTTTGCTGGAAGGCACAACCATGGCGATCTGTGAACATCGCACCTCTGGCCTGACGGTCAGCTTTGTCCCGCTAAGCCCTGCCCAAGAGGATCTGGGCACCATCGACCGTGCC